In one Lolium rigidum isolate FL_2022 chromosome 3, APGP_CSIRO_Lrig_0.1, whole genome shotgun sequence genomic region, the following are encoded:
- the LOC124700239 gene encoding serine/threonine-protein kinase prp4-like, which produces MGSQEALLSQPSASRHRRRPPGDDAEEASSPKRQKRSLHRHHHSHRHGDMGDRGEAEDGEILDDDTAAANNRDDIGKAGSVFCGLAPAPECDDKSDANKCSEANHRSKRFEEIIDESFKEEDHDNFEHFAEQEEDDPEKTKEEARKRRDAILEKHRQLQLQKQQQESVPCLDSKEVTSLDRDAAATEVKDAYSLTLMVEGKIGNNHEPSNMNVNGNSNTVRKSHPTQPNISINLGVSGYQRTKGYSGFEESIPMSGRSSDILSDDIFGVSPIRVPKSGNLNGMHIRKNGLRDNWDDEDGYYKYHLGEVLGGRYRITAGYGKGVFSTVVQAKDLKAGKNDPEEVAIKIICNDDTKERYKSGKREASVLEKLSNADREDRRHCVRFISSFMYRDHPCLVLESLHMNLREVIKKFGRDIGLKLTAVRTYSKQLFNALKHLKCCSILHCDIKPDNILVNGSKSLLKLCDFGSALSAGRNDITPVLVSRFYRAPEIILGLPYDHALDMWSVGCCLFELYTGKILFPGGTNNGMLWLHMELKGPFPKKMLRKGAFTNQHFDHELNFHVTDENLMMKKAVNKLLMNFKSKGVGSKISSFPGEDLKLLSRFKDLLEKIFVLDPEKRLTVSQALGHPFITGE; this is translated from the exons ATGGGCAGCCAAGAGGCGCTCCTCTCGCAGCCCTCGGCCTCCAggcaccgccgccggccgccgggcgATGACGCGGAGGAGGCCTCCTCCCCGAAGCGCCAAAAGCGTAGCCTCCATCGTCATCACCATAGCCACCGCCACGGGGACATGGGAGATCGGGGCGAGGCAGAGGACGGTGAGATACTAGACgatgacaccgccgccgccaacaaTAGGGATGACATCGGCAAGGCGGGGTCGGTGTTCTGCGGTCTGGCACCTGCTCCG GAATGTGATGATAAATCTGATGCAAAT AAGTGTAGCGAGGCAAACCACAGAAGCAAGAGATTTGAGGAAATCATTGATGAATCTTTCAA GGAGGAAGATCAtgataacttcgaacactttgcagagcaagaagaagatgatcCTGAAAAAACTAAGGAGGAAGCAAGAAAGAGGAGGGATGCTATTCTGGAGAAACACAGGCAACTCCAGTTGCAGAAGCAACAGCAGGAATCAGTGCCTTGCCTAGATAGTAAAG AAGTAACATCACTGGATAGAGATGCTGCTGCTACTGAAGTGAAAGATGCTTATTCACTCACCTTAATGGTTGAGGGAAAGATTGGAAATAATCACGAGCCATCAAATATGAATGTCAATGGAAACTCCAACACTGTGAGGAAATCTCATCCTACCCAGCCTAACATTTCAATCAACTTGGGGGTATCTGGTTATCAAAGGACGAAAGGTTATTCAGGTTTTGAAGAGAGCATTCCCATG AGTGGAAGATCTTCAGATATACTTTCCGATGATATTTTTGGAGTATCACCTATTAGAGTTCCAAAATCG GGTAATCTAAATGGTATGCATATCAGGAAAAATGGGCTCCGCGACAACTGGGATGATGAGGATGGATATTACA AGTACCACTTGGGGGAAGTGCTAGGTGGCCGTTACAGAATTACAGCAGGCTATGGaaagggagttttctcaactgttGTCCAGGCAAAGGATCTAAAAGCTGGGAAAAATGATCCTGAAGAAGTTGCTATCAAAATTATCTGCAATGACGACACAAAAGAAAG ATACAAATCTGGTAAGAGGGAAGCTTCTGTATTGGAAAAATTGTCAAATGCAGATCGTGAAGACAGACGACACTGTGTGCGGTTTATTTCTAGTTTCATGTATCGAGATCATCCCTGTTTAGTTCTTGAATCTCTTCATATGAATCTTCGTGAGGTTATAAAGAAATTTGGTCGCGATATAGGGCTGAAGCTTACTGCTGTGAGGACGTACTCAAAACAGCTTTTCAACGCGCTGAAGCATCTAAAGTGTTGCAGTATCCTCCATTGTGATATTAAGCCAGATAATATACTG GTAAATGGGTCTAAAAGCTTGTTGAAACTATGCGATTTTGGTAGTGCTTTGTCTGCTGGAAGAAATGATATCACACCAGTTCTTGTGAGCCGCTTCTACCGAGCGCCTGAGATAA TTCTTGGATTGCCCTACGATCATGCGTTGGATATGTGGTCAGTTGGCTGTTGCCTATTCGAACTTTACACAGGAAAAATCTTATTTCCTGGTGGGACAAACAATGGCATGCTTTGGCTTCACATGGAATTGAAGGGCCCATTCCCTAAAAAGATGCTTCGAAAG GGGGCCTTTACAAATCAACACTTTGACCATGAACTTAATTTTCATGTTACTGATGAGAACCTGATGATGAAAAAG GCTGTGAATAAATTGCTGATGAACTTTAAATCAAAGGGTGTTGGCTCCAAAATATCAAGCTTCCCAGGCGAGGATCTAAAGTTGCTGTCCAGGTTTAAAGATCTCCTGGAAAAAATATTCGTTTTAGATCCAGAAAAGAGGCTTACTGTGTCACAAGCACTTGGCCATCCATTTATCACTGGCGAGTGA